A DNA window from Helianthus annuus cultivar XRQ/B chromosome 15, HanXRQr2.0-SUNRISE, whole genome shotgun sequence contains the following coding sequences:
- the LOC110892869 gene encoding uncharacterized protein LOC110892869: MHAFALYGTVAYILIDLYRVRVSVMMNLIKKLCSRLDTKVCYCPVCYHSEMEQPTIPLLNNVDLNVDDYTIRVRVVRLWTRPAFNNPRKIYCYDMIFMDQEGTKMQAFVLQRNATVYEHLLKENQCLTIRNPSMGENRQKVKYVHSTLKINLNENTVVEAYTGHVGSEWGFDFTPFDSILEDPDEDFKSFKSPIDVIGFVVKSIPAEVKSDSNNGKEENKVTFILEDLQYE; this comes from the exons ATGCATGCATTTGCGTTATATGGAACTGTAGCTTATATTTTGATCGATCTTTACCGAGTTCGTGTATCGGTTATGATGAATTTGATAAAAAAACTTTGTTCGAGGTTGGATACCAAGGTATGCTATTGCCCTGTTTGCTACCATTCAG AAATGGAACAGCCTACTATTCCACTTCTCAACAATGTTGATCTTAATGTTGATGATTACACAATCAGAGTCCGTGTTGTCCGATTATGGACAAGACCTGCCTTCAACAATCCTCGAAAGATTTACTGCTATGACATGATCTTCATGGACCAAGAG GGCACCAAAATGCAGGCATTTGTACTCCAAAGGAATGCTACCGTTTATGAGCACCTTTTGAAAGAAAATCAGTGTTTAACTATTCGTAACCCATCTATGGGTGAGAATCGCCAGAAAGTTAAATACGTTCATAGTACGTTGAAGATCAATCTAAATGAGAACACTGTTGTTGAGGCTTACACTGGGCATGTTGGTTCTGAGTGGGGATTCGATTTCACTCCATTTGATTCTATTCTGGAGGATCCAGATGAGGACTTCAAGTCTTTCAAAAGTCCAATtg atGTTATTGGGTTTGTTGTGAAGAGCATTCCGGCTGAGGTTAAGAGTGATAGTAACAACGGCAAAGAGGAAAACAAAGTTACCTTTATTCTTGAAGACCTGCAGTACGAATAA